The segment taaaaaaaaatccattttCCCGGTCATGTCAATCACACTTTAACCACTTTTTTGTTCTGGCATGGCCTTACAAGCCTTTGAGTTCATAAAGTTGTCTATCAAAGAACTAATGGCTTTTTGCTCTAGCTACATAAGCTGCCAATGGCAGTGATATCTCGAGAATTAATTCTATCTCAAGATGTTCGTCGCTCGTAAAATTCCCAATCCATCCCTCCCAGCATACCCCTTGGCCTGATGTGCCCTGCCCCGAGTAAAAGAGAGAGCGTCATCTGCCTCTATCCGCAAAACCGTTCGACAGGAGAAATGCAAATACCACcgagagaaaaagaactaTCTAAGATGCTGCTAATTGATCGAAGGTCCTCTGGACATTATTGTGGTCGATTTACAAATCGTTGTCATCCTCATCTGGAAGTGGCATAGCGGCGGCGTCCTCCATCTCCTTGTGGTAAACCTTCAAGAGTTCTTCGTCGACTTGTGCAGTTGGTGGTGCCAATGCTGGTGCAGCAACGAATTCCTGTTACATGTTAGTCACTTTACTTTTGAAAATGGTGAAAATAATAGTGTCCATACCAAAGTTGGGTTACCAACGAGCTTGCGGGCCAACCACAAGAAAGGCTTCTCGAAGTTGTAGTTGGATTTGGCCGAAATGTCGTAGTATTGGAGGTTCTTCTTTCTGTGGAAAGTGATGGTCTTTGCCTTTACTTTACGTTCCTTCACATCGACCTTGTTTCCGGTAAGAACAATAGGAATGCCTTCGCAAACACGAACCAAGTCACCTATTCAAAGATTTAGTTCTGAGACCACTGCCACACAAGAGTTGGAAGGAACTTACGATGCCAGTTAGGAACGTTCTTGTATGTGATACGGGAAGTAACATCAAACATGATGATACCGCATTGGCCGTTAATGTAATATCCATCACGGAGACCTCCGAACTTTTCTTGTCCAGCAGTATCCCAGACGTCGAATTGAATGTTTCCCAAGTTCTGCGAGAGTTAGTAAACATCGTCTTGGATCAAGGTGGGGGATTCGCAACATACGGTAGTAAATCCAAGAGGGTGAACTTCGACACCAAGAGTGGCGatatatttcttctcgaaCTCTCCAGTCAAATGACGCTTGACGAAGGTGGTCTATTTGATGATTAGTCTATATTTCAAGATGCTACTACGCTACTGTCGTTGGAATGGAGGCGCAGATTTCGCGACAATGATATCCAACTCGACAACTTGACAACGGCGGGAGCAATATGATCGTCCGGAAGTTCGACTTGCTTACCTTTCCAGTTCCTCCATCACCGACAAGCACGAGCTTGAAGGTTGGTGTTTGGGAAGCAGAATCATCCGCCATGATTTCTTGATGATTTCGTTAGGTAGAAATTTAGGTAAACAGATCTCGTACAGGTCGATACTGTTGATCAAATGGTCAGCGCAAATGAAAATTTGTTGATGCgaaaatggatttgatgactAGAAGAGTTGTAGAGGGCGAGGGGTACCTGTTATCGTTGAAAATTCGTCGTGGACGTGGTGGAGTATGATTTGGTCTCCAAGGATGTGAGAATGTTTTGATTGCTACAAGACCAAAACTTTAGTGAGAAGAAAGCGGTGGGCGAACTTTATGTAAGCGAAAAATGGATTTTTGACAGAAGTCACGTTATTATTCTGTCATTCATTGGATTCATTCACTTGCCAACCAAGTTACAAAATCTTGGAACTGTGGAATTAGGTGGAATGGATTTTTTGGAATGCATGAATGCAGTTTGTgaatcatcacatcacattacttttctttgttttgaaattatCTTCAGAAATTATCGGATTCGAGGCCTTTATTAGACAGTGGCGTCGCGTGTGTGTGTACTTGCGAGCCTACCTGGTGGGTAGAGGATATCAGAAGTTTCCTTGTTCGATTTTGTTTCCCTGTGCGCACAGCTACCTGTCTAGGTATCAGGATAGCAACAAGTATATGTTCCAATCACAGTGTTTTCAGGAAGCTACTGGTCAACCGCCTTGGTTTTCAGATTTGAGATCATCTCGACGTTTCTATACCAAGCTATGCAGCTTGACTTTGATACACAGAAACCGTTCTTTAATCAAGAAGTGTCCCTGTTAACTACCAGCATATGCTGAATTCAACGACGCCCAAAACAACCTTATGTGTTGGCATGAAAAGTAGTTGGGCCGAACTATTCCACCTGAACCCAAACGCCATGTAAACTCCTACGCTCGAATAGCAGATGCCGCGACATGTTAATAAGAGTGGCCAGCTTTAATTTACAATGGCAGAATGTGACAACCCAAAAGTCCTCTGCCTCCCCAATTTCTTCGTGGTGTCAAACTTAATTGCAGCTCTTGGCGTCCCGAATCTCTCGAAACCTTTACCATAACCTCGCGCTGTTGTAAAAGTATAAATTAGCAAGATTTTCGAGCATCTAGTCATGATGTAGAACACATACGCCCTCATTTCCTTGTACACACTCTCCCACCCTTTTCAAGCCATCGTGGTTCGCATGATTGACATAACCAAAATTTCTGATTGTGTCACCAGGTTTTAGACCAGCGTCATCCGCAGGGCTTCCCGCTGCAACGCTATTGACCTTTGCGAAAGGTAGATCTAGAGGTGCTGGCTCATCGAAAGAAGGTACGATTCTACCAGCCTGAACTTCGTCGACAACGGGCTCCTCTGTGTTTGGGTTTTCGGCAAGCCTCGCAAAGTGTTCATGGATGTGCTTCTCAATGACGCTCATGAGAGCTTTGTGGTCGTTTTTAAGATAAATTATCCGTGATCTAGTAGTTCTAACTTTACGGAAGAAATTAGCCTAGATCATCCCTCCATAAAAGTAGAATGCTTACTTTGTGCAACATCTAAATCTGCTCTAGGGAAACCATCAGGAGTCAAAAGCCTTGTATTCATGTCCACACCATGCTAATATATATTAGCAGAAGCCCatatgatttgaaatataacCTGCCGAGTCGAGAACACCACTCAGAGCTTTGATTTCCGCCTCTATATTGTCTTTCTTAGCCTGAAGTTGAGAAAATGTTAGGCCATTAGTTTGTATTCCATTTGCAGCTCCTGGCCCAGATGTAGGGCCAGAGGGAATCGTAGGGGCATGTAGATTTTCCATGTTTAAAGGCAATCCCATCTCAGGTTGTGCTGCTGCTTGATATTCTTTAAGAATGTGAGATCATTCGTTCAGCCTTGTGGATTATGTTAGACCAGGCTGCGACGATAGACGCAATGCATTGAGCTTATGTAAAAATAGCGGGGTATATCAAGGTGGTGGATTGGGCTCCAGTGATGACTAATCTCCCGTTCCACAATCCTGCATTCACTCCAGTTGACCAACTTCCGTTCCTGAGCATCTTCATGAGGCTGGCGAATCACAAGTgtgattattgatataatgcACTATCGACACACAGGAAGGAAATTTGCCGGTTAAAGTTTTCTTGTAATGAAGAAGGAATAAGAAGTTTGCAATGCCAGAGTTGAGTCATGTACGCTGGAAACGAGAAGTGTATCGATATCCATCACAGTCTGGAGACATATCATACCTCTGCATGCCTTTCCTCTCCCGTCATTCTTACCCGTTTGTTCAGCCATCATATTTGGTCGTTCCGTGCATCTCTAGGTCAAGACGCCACAAGAATAGtaattcatcttcatatcatTATGAAACTTGTACAACAACGAGAATTGGTGCTGCCCTCTGCCACCGTGGTAGATGCCAGCATCTAATAATCAAAGCAGTTATGAAATAGTGACATCACCTTGATACCGGGAAATGCTATCTCAATATCTAGGTTGTGATATTAGCGAAAGCAATGCATTATGTCCCTCAAAATCATTGATATTCACGCAAAGCTTTTTTGCTCACAAGAGGcacattttctttctctcacaACTTCCCCCTTTACTCCGTGAATATATCTTCTAGCTTTGTAAGTGGTTTGGAAAGTTAAGCTTGTCTGGTGATGTACTAGTGGCTGGCGTGCGAGTGTTGAGCGAAAGTCTTATAAGAAGGATGAGGGATTGTCATGGTGATTTAATAGGGATCGCGATACAAGAAACTGAAGAGAGAGCTCTGTTCGTCTCTTTTGATATCCCCAATGCTATTTGTTGTGCCTAAATCTTATGTGCAAGAGTTTATGCTTGATCTCTAAGCAGCAGTACGATACTTAGCTTCTGCATATATGACCCTTGTGATATTAGTATATGTAgatgaaaatattgagacAGCCCTCTGTATAGACCACATCGCGAAGCTTCACCGCAGAAACATGCCCGACGTTTTTGTTTGTGACTCACAACAAGAAACCAGATTAAACTATTGATATATGTTAGTCATATGACCCAAGTGCCGTTTCATTCTTCAAGTGTAAGGAGGTGCAAGGTAAACTTACAGCAAGCTTCTTATTATCTATAGAGCCGCAATTACAAATAAGTGACTGTGAGCCGGCGAGTGTATCACTGTGATGGCTGATGACTGTCAGTATCAATGGCAAAATGCCTCTGGAGCTGCGCTTCTAGGGATGCGTTGGCGATTTAAAGACATGGCTCGGCGGGAAATTCAGCAGCGGTATTCGAAAACTGTATTTTACTTAATTTTCCAAATGTGACTGTTTTTCGAGAGGCTTGGGCATGGTTGACATCCTTTGTGAATTCCTCTGTATTTTTCTATCTCTTCTGGTTAATATAACAAGACTTGGAAAGAAGTGTCTGGAGCTGGGCAGGCGTCAACCCAGGAGATCAAGTAAAAGAATGGCCTTTTGCAGTTCATCAAATATGAGAATCAAAAGAACTACAAAAATGCAACAAAAAACTACCAAAAAATAGAAGCACAGCTGGACAAGCAAGATAAGCACAACAAGGGAAAGAGGGCATGCATCTTAAGATGAAAGCACAACGTGACCAAAGCAAGGGAATTCGCTCTCTGCAAAGGTGATGATGGTCTTATGCAAGGTACTAGACCCATAGTACTTCTATTTGATGAATATCGCTTTACTTTGATATATGTACTACTAGCAAGCGAGCTCGAGTGGATCCCCCAAGCTAGTAGACGATTTTGTATGATCATAGGAGAGTCTGCGCATCCAAAGAGTAAGATCGAGAGATCAAAAGGAGGTTaacatttatatttcaaaaaagctATTCCGTGCTGGTTAGTAAGGGAGAGTAAAATCcgaatttatttatatcaagaTCCATACCCCACTTTCCAAATACCCAGCTTCGTTACTTGAATAGAGTGGATAACAATTTACAAATACTGTTTATGGCAGTTGTAGGCATAGTACTCGATTGTGTTGTGATTTGACCATAGAAAACCTCATGATAAAGTGATGCATAAAGAATCTATGCAGGATTGTGACAACTCCCCCAATTGTTGGTTGTTAATGTTGTGACAAAACTGAACATTATAGTTTAGTATTTGGCAATCATTTTTTGTTTATGCTTTGATTctaattttgttttgtattgTATCACTCGGCCGATGAGTTGTTGTGAtcaacctttttttttcagacTCAACTTACATTTGAGATTACCCCTTCGCGTATATTTACACCAGAACAACCACCCCTCGAACCTTCCTATTTGACTTATACTCAGAGAGTtgctctttctctccatcctattgtgatatcaaaattgatttttttcagttgatcttcttctccttcacaaCTCTACATTGGCAAACCCTTCTTGGTCCATTGGAATGATTTTGTATCTACATTTTTGCTCCACTTGCTCCCTTCGCTTTTGCTCctttttgattcaattttgattcaattttactccttttttgaagaatattaTGGAAACTTCTATCCAGGAAGATACAGCTCTTGACAGATCAATCAAATCCGCTCCCGCTATCAACAAATTTGGTACCTTGGCCAAGAAAAATACCCTTCTTCGTGGATCTAAAAATATAGGTACCTCGGAGTGTATCAAAGACAAATTTGGTGAGGAAGTTCCAGCTCTTGGTCAGAAGTGGTGGTCAAATAGTACAGCCGATTCACCCGTCAAAGGCCTCCGCGAAGCAAGATATTGCCCTGAAAATTGCATCACCTTTGACACCAAATACACTATCAACTACTACAACGAAGAAGGTATACCAATTGAAAGCCCTATCGAAGACCCTGTCGAAGAACCTATTCCAGCAAAGAAGTTAATGTGGAACAGAGAGAGAGCTTCTGGGCCCTCTGATACTGTTCATTCCGACGACGGTCTAGCGGTCAATTTCCAAGAGCTTATCAAAATGGAAACAGACACCCCAAACCATCCAAGACATTCCGCCACTAATGATCGCTTTGATGAGAATTCTGAAGCTAATACCGCGCCTATCATAAATCAATTTGCAGGCGAACTTACTGCAATGCAAGTCATCAACCACCAAGAGAAGCCTGCTACCGGTGGCAGCTTTGATATCAATCCCCGAATCAGCCACTCAGCCGTCGAAAATGAACGTGCGGAAGAATCCTTCACTGCAATATCAGTCTCTGCCGACCGAGAGATATCTGCGATAGACAACAGTCTCGGAAATAAAATCTCTAATACTATGCGAAACTTGGCTGCTAAAGGACTACAGGTGGTCAATGATTTAGATGAGAAAGCTGCTGCTCGCGCTCAATTTTTTTTCGATGGCACAGAAGATCAATATACGGATGATCACGTTGCAGCAATGACTGCCACCAGGCGCCATGACAAGTCTTCGACGAATAGCAGTCTTGGAAGCAGAGTCTCTAGCACTATGCGCAACCTGGCTGAAGTTGGATTACAAGTCATTCATGATCTAGATGAGAAAGCCGCTCGTCACGCTAGATTCTCCTTAGACAGCCCAACTCCAATGGAACAAGAGCCGGTAGTCACAAGCCAAACAAATCCCTTCGAGAAATTTCTACATACCATCAAGCGACGAAGTGGACATAGGAAGACAACCAGCTGTGACATGCCTAGAAACAGAATTGAAGGAGGCTTGTTTGAATCACCCATCACCTCACAGAGACCCGGCCACAGGAAATCCCTGTCGGGCAGTTCCTATGGGTTTGTGAATAACATGAAGAGTGTCGGAACCAGTCTTGCAAGCTTCAGTATTGTACCACGTTCAAGAACTGGCATGTCTTCTCGCCATCAGCGAACTGACTACAGCAGTAGAGCATCATATGCTGTAAGTAACCTACTTTCGGTTTTCAACTCACAGAGGTGCGCGACTAATATTATCCGATAGGGAAGAGCTTCTGAAGACAACGGAAACTGCTTGTCACGGGCATTTATCCTCGATAAGGACGTGATTAAGCGCATGGAACAACGTCAAGGTGTTATTGAGGAGATTATATCCACCGAGAAGGCATACCTTGATGATATTCAAGCTCTCATACGTGTATGCTACAATAAATCCATCCCACTTAAATTCTTTTACTGATTGTCACCTAGGTTTTCGACGGTCTCCTAATTGCGATCCCTATTCTCTCTCAAAGCTTACGCAAGTCCATTGTTCTTACTCTCAAGGATATTTGGAATCACAATAATGAGCTCTATAATGAACTCGTTACAGTTGTGGCTAATACAAACAAGTCTTCTGGGGTAGGAGTGGTCAATCCACCAAACCATCCGCCAGTCAAGGGACACAAGAGATGGCAAAGTCTAGGGGAAGCACCTGCTTCGGATCCTACCGAAAGCCGTGGTCGACACATTGGTGATCCTAAAGTTGCGGGAGAGATTGCAAAGGTCTTTTGTGGAAAGGTTCGGAAGTCATGCTTTCTTTGATGACACAGATATTAACACGTTATAAGCAGATCCCGGGATTGTTCTTGTATGAGTCTTTTGGAATCATGCATAGCGAGGTTATGAAGCAAATCCATACATCATACAGAACTACAgatgaatggaaagatttcaaCCAGGCAATTCGATCAACTGAGGAAATGATCATCTCTACTGATAATCGAGAAAATGGCTCCCGCAAAGGAAGACACTTCGACGATTACTTCATCAAGGTAAGATAAAGACCTCTTTTGAGTTTGCGGGCGCTGACAGTGTTCAAAGCCCATTCATCGCATTGCTAGATACGAAGTTTTGTTTGGTCGTCTCCTAGAACAAAGCCCAGTCTGTGATTGCCCAGAATCTTCAACCACCGTTGAGACTGCGCTTTTTAGAATCAAGGAAGTTCACAAGACAATGAATTCTGCTGCAGGAAATCATCAAAAGGCAACTGCAATGTCAAGAACATGGCTATTGCAGGATCGTCTGCTTTTTACAAGCCAGGTAagtcttcaaatttcaatcagCTGCCTTCTTCTCCTAATATTACCTAGCCGGAAAGCAGATCTCGTGATAAGGTCCGTATGCTTGAGCAGAACCATTTGTGTGGTGTGCTTCATGCTTGTTGGCAAACAAAAGACACTGTTGCAGGTCGTAATATCACCGGACAATACCTCATAGCTCTCTTGTATGAAAAGTTCTTCGTTCTTGCTCAGCCTTCTGGAACGCAAGACGAGGTTTACGTCATTCAGGCTTGTATTCCGATCAGTGAGCTCACTGTGGAGGATGTTGATAATGGAAAAGGTAGTAACAATTTTTCCTGCTTgattaatttaatatccTTTGCTCTTCACATAAGTTCTGACATGAAATAGGCTTACAGTGTCACACGGCACCCCATTCCTGGAAGATTGTGTTCGAGCACATCTCTCAACTCTTCGAAATTATAGTGAGCGCATGCTCAGCAAAGGAAGAGTTGGAGTGGAAGAGCCGTTTGATTGATCGCTCTAGCAAGCCATGCAATAGCACTGTTCAGCAAGAAATGACTGCATCATTGtcatttgatatcaagcCAATGGGAACAGTCTATGGAAAGCCAGGTAGATTCCATGCACTTCTAGTATTTTCCTGTTCTTTCAGCTAATCGATTCTGCAACAGGTACTGTTGCTCGACGCAACTCTATCCATAGAGCAACAACAATGAAAGGTCAAACAACCATTCCTCGTAGCGTGATTGTTAGGAACACGAGTGCTACAGTCGAACCTTCTCTTTCAAGCTCCGCTTCCCAGCTCTCGATCAACAGATCTCAATCCCTGGCCGGTCCACATCGCCCGACAGTCCTTGCTCCTCCCCGCACAGAGCGTGTCCGTCTTGAAACCCTTCTCGCCGATGTCTGGACCCGTGATATCATCCCTTACCCTGGCATGGGCTCCAGAGCACACAGAGAGCACACGGTCAGAGCATCTGCAAGCTCTATGATGCGCAAAATCAGCCACGCAAGCATCTACAGCATCACAAAGCGTTCGGGTAGTATTGCCAGTCTTCACAAGAGCGCAGAAGATCACACTGCCACCGAGCTAGATAGTCTCAGACCCATGGTTGTCAATCGTCAAGCTCGTCACAGCTCTAGCGAAAGTGTGCCATTGCCCGAAGACGAACACTCCTTGTGTCAGGATGCAAGCGGCGGAAGACATGGCTCACGTCTTGCTGTGATTATCGATGAGAAGGAGGGCAGTGCTGGTACGGGTGCTGCTCGTTCTACAGCTGCCAGTCCAATCGTGGCTCGTCTTGCAAGTTTCAGAAGCAAGAAGAGCTCAGGCTCATTGGATGATTCGTTGAACTCTAAGCGTTCTACTGGTTCCAAATCCCCATCGGGAAAGAGCTCATTGGCATTACCAATTGTTACTGCTGCTCATGGAGAGGAAGTCAGAAAGGAGAATGTATTACATTCGTCAATGACTGTTGATGGTAGTAgtggtggagaagaagtAGCTGGGGAATTATTGCAGGCACACCAGCGAAAAGGTAGAAACAGAACCATGCTAATGGAGGGATTCAAGAATCTTTTCCGTTAGATTCAGAGATAACATACTGGCTTGTATTAAAAACTTCATAGGTAGCATTTGTTTAAAGGGAATATTAAGGATTATTTGATACTGTTCGGCTTTGATGGTGTGACTGTGAAGAAGCATTATGAATAATAGGCATTCTGGGTTACGATATATGGGAAGATTAGCAGTTTGTTAGTTGCCCAACTTCAGTATCTGGTTCCACAatggatataaaaaaaatgaagatcTTTTCGGTTTTTAGTCTAAACTCATAGCATTGTGTGAGTACTTAATCTCTACTCTGTCAATGCAGTTAGATGATACTCTATGGTGATCTTCCAAATCTTACCTGCCAAGGTAATACTAGCTAGAATGTTTGAGGTGATAGAACATGAAGTTCATTTCCATGTGGTACTATTTGGTAATTATTTGGATG is part of the Botrytis cinerea B05.10 chromosome 1, complete sequence genome and harbors:
- the Bcnas2 gene encoding Bcnas2, with translation MGLPLNMENLHAPTIPSGPTSGPGAANGIQTNGLTFSQLQAKKDNIEAEIKALSGVLDSHGVDMNTRLLTPDGFPRADLDVAQIRTTRSRIIYLKNDHKALMSVIEKHIHEHFARLAENPNTEEPVVDEVQAGRIVPSFDEPAPLDLPFAKVNSVAAGSPADDAGLKPGDTIRNFGYVNHANHDGLKRVGECVQGNEGREVMVKVSRDSGRQELQLSLTPRRNWGGRGLLGCHILPL